From one Planctomicrobium piriforme genomic stretch:
- a CDS encoding glycosyltransferase, which produces MHFILSTFGSAGDVFPNVALALELRRRGHQLTLATNPYFAELIESYGLAFEPLGTVKNYHACISDPNLWNPGKSFAHMFGFLKPVLKRQFDIHAERSGENVVGISSCMGFGALMAQDAHQIPVITMHLQPAVIWSDIQPPGLPGMFGPKWLQRIQFRIGERFVIDPVVCPFLNAWRVELGLPPVKNIVRWWNSKYGILCLFPDWYCTPQTDWPQPVLQADFPLWNHQSDAALADELQTFLDAGDPPIVFTPGTANAHGREFFAAAVQTCQTLKRRGILLTKYVDQIPPSLPSSIAHFNYVPLDRLLPRSAAFVHHGGVGSTSQGLLAGIPQVLMPLAHDQFDNAQRIEKLNAGASLPATRFNARRLTDLLKPLLSSDEVATVCQGYASRLAARDGIALAADAIERRVGVETKT; this is translated from the coding sequence ATGCATTTCATTCTTTCCACATTCGGCAGCGCAGGCGATGTTTTTCCAAACGTCGCTCTCGCTCTGGAACTGCGCCGACGCGGACATCAACTCACGCTGGCGACAAATCCCTATTTCGCAGAACTGATCGAGTCCTACGGGTTGGCATTTGAACCTCTCGGAACCGTCAAGAACTATCACGCCTGCATTAGCGATCCGAATTTGTGGAACCCGGGAAAGTCGTTTGCCCACATGTTCGGGTTCTTGAAGCCTGTTTTGAAGCGGCAGTTTGACATCCACGCCGAGCGGTCAGGGGAAAATGTCGTCGGAATCTCCAGCTGCATGGGGTTTGGGGCGTTGATGGCGCAGGACGCCCATCAGATCCCCGTCATCACAATGCATCTGCAGCCGGCAGTGATCTGGAGCGACATCCAGCCTCCAGGACTGCCAGGCATGTTCGGCCCAAAGTGGCTGCAGCGCATTCAGTTTCGCATCGGAGAACGATTTGTCATCGATCCGGTCGTCTGCCCGTTCCTGAACGCGTGGCGAGTCGAGCTGGGACTGCCGCCGGTGAAGAACATAGTTCGCTGGTGGAACTCGAAATACGGAATCCTGTGTCTGTTCCCCGACTGGTATTGTACCCCTCAGACAGATTGGCCGCAGCCGGTATTGCAGGCTGATTTTCCGCTCTGGAATCATCAATCTGATGCAGCGTTGGCAGATGAGTTGCAGACCTTTCTGGACGCCGGCGACCCCCCCATTGTGTTCACGCCCGGCACGGCGAACGCCCATGGCCGCGAGTTTTTTGCGGCGGCGGTCCAAACTTGCCAGACGCTGAAACGCCGCGGCATCCTGCTCACAAAGTACGTCGACCAGATTCCGCCTTCGCTGCCTTCGTCGATCGCGCATTTCAATTATGTCCCGCTGGATCGGCTGCTTCCACGATCAGCAGCATTCGTCCACCATGGAGGGGTTGGCTCGACGTCACAGGGGCTCCTGGCCGGCATTCCGCAAGTTCTGATGCCGCTCGCCCATGACCAATTCGACAACGCCCAGCGAATCGAAAAACTCAATGCCGGGGCCTCGCTCCCCGCCACTCGATTCAATGCCCGTCGCCTGACTGACTTATTGAAGCCATTGCTCAGTTCGGATGAAGTTGCCACAGTCTGTCAGGGCTACGCGAGTCGCTTAGCTGCGCGAGATGGCATCGCACTCGCTGCGGATGCAATTGAACGACGGGTCGGGGTCGAGACGAAAACCTGA
- a CDS encoding rhodanese-like domain-containing protein, with translation MSVSTISPQQLFELRQSGQPVELIDVRTPVEYREVHVEFARNVPLDQFDVRKVTEQKASQNDPLYLICKSGGRGRQACEKLQNAGYSNVMNVEGGTQAWDQAGLPVVRGKKAVSLERQVRIAAGTLVVLGTALGAFVSPYWLGLSAFVGAGLVFAGVTDTCGMAMILARMPWNQVTGASCSAK, from the coding sequence ATGAGCGTTTCCACGATCTCCCCGCAGCAACTCTTCGAACTGCGTCAGTCCGGGCAGCCGGTGGAGTTGATCGATGTCCGCACTCCCGTCGAATACCGGGAAGTGCATGTCGAGTTCGCCCGAAATGTGCCGCTCGACCAGTTCGATGTCCGAAAAGTGACCGAGCAGAAGGCTTCGCAAAACGACCCCCTCTATCTGATCTGCAAAAGCGGCGGCCGCGGGCGGCAGGCGTGTGAAAAACTTCAGAATGCCGGGTACTCCAATGTCATGAACGTCGAAGGCGGGACGCAGGCCTGGGATCAGGCTGGCCTACCGGTCGTTCGCGGCAAAAAAGCGGTCTCCCTGGAACGCCAGGTGCGGATTGCGGCCGGAACTCTGGTCGTCCTCGGCACGGCACTGGGCGCGTTCGTCAGCCCGTACTGGCTCGGCCTCTCGGCTTTCGTGGGAGCCGGTCTGGTCTTCGCCGGAGTCACCGACACCTGCGGCATGGCGATGATCCTCGCCCGCATGCCGTGGAATCAGGTAACAGGGGCCAGCTGCTCCGCCAAATAA
- a CDS encoding glucose-1-phosphate adenylyltransferase — MDNVVCFILGGGKGTRLMPLTAERSKPAVPLAGKYRLIDIPISNCINSDLRKIYLLTQFNSVSLHRHIRQTYNFDQFNGGFVEVLAAEQTNESVDWYQGTADAVRKQLRYLQDPGVDYVLILSGDQLYRMDYMKMLETHLETKAEVTIAALPIEAEKASGFGIMRLSDSGRVQGFLEKPKTVQELSQFKTEASWIEAQGIPCKGRNYLASMGIYLFNTDVLLDVLQKTAYHDFGKEVFPASIRSKRVQTHLFDGYWEDIGTIKAFYECNLELASKNPPFEMNVPGAPIFTRPRFLPPTRIEGAKVTDSLIADGCTLEADVVVEGCIVGSRSVIGAKAAVRRSVLMGCDFYEADPRAKRDSVDAPPMGIGAGSVIEGAIVDKNCRIGKNVVVRLPQENPPDGRCGPLIIRDGVIVIPKHTTLPDGWKMGQLEPCKF, encoded by the coding sequence ATGGACAACGTCGTTTGCTTCATTCTGGGGGGCGGCAAGGGAACACGCCTGATGCCGCTGACGGCCGAACGCTCGAAGCCGGCGGTGCCGCTGGCTGGCAAGTACCGGCTCATCGACATTCCCATTTCTAACTGCATCAACAGCGATCTGCGGAAGATCTATCTGCTGACCCAGTTCAACTCAGTCAGTTTGCACCGCCATATTCGCCAGACGTACAACTTCGACCAGTTCAACGGCGGCTTTGTGGAAGTGCTGGCCGCCGAACAGACCAATGAGTCGGTCGACTGGTATCAAGGGACAGCCGACGCGGTCCGCAAGCAGTTGCGATACCTGCAAGACCCAGGCGTCGACTATGTGCTGATTCTCTCCGGCGATCAGTTGTATCGCATGGATTACATGAAGATGCTCGAAACGCATCTGGAGACGAAGGCCGAAGTCACGATCGCCGCACTCCCCATCGAAGCGGAAAAGGCCTCTGGTTTCGGGATCATGCGGCTCAGCGACTCTGGCCGCGTGCAGGGTTTTCTCGAAAAGCCAAAAACCGTCCAGGAACTCTCGCAGTTCAAGACGGAAGCGTCATGGATTGAAGCCCAGGGCATTCCCTGTAAGGGCCGCAATTATCTGGCCAGCATGGGCATCTATCTCTTCAACACCGACGTTCTGCTCGATGTGCTGCAGAAGACCGCCTACCACGACTTCGGCAAGGAAGTCTTCCCGGCGTCAATTCGCAGCAAACGCGTGCAGACCCATCTGTTTGACGGCTACTGGGAAGACATTGGAACGATCAAAGCGTTCTACGAATGCAATCTCGAACTGGCCTCGAAAAACCCGCCGTTCGAAATGAACGTGCCGGGCGCGCCGATCTTCACTCGACCCCGTTTCCTCCCGCCAACCCGCATTGAAGGGGCGAAGGTGACGGACAGCCTGATTGCCGACGGTTGTACCCTCGAAGCGGATGTCGTTGTGGAAGGTTGCATTGTCGGTTCGCGGAGCGTGATCGGAGCCAAAGCCGCAGTCCGCCGCAGCGTGCTGATGGGTTGCGACTTCTATGAAGCCGATCCGCGGGCGAAGCGCGACAGTGTTGATGCCCCTCCCATGGGCATCGGCGCCGGCTCGGTGATCGAGGGCGCGATCGTCGACAAGAACTGCCGGATCGGGAAGAACGTGGTGGTTCGTCTTCCGCAAGAAAACCCGCCGGACGGCCGCTGCGGCCCGTTGATTATTCGCGACGGCGTCATCGTCATCCCCAAGCACACCACTCTTCCAGACGGCTGGAAAATGGGCCAACTCGAACCCTGTAAATTCTGA
- a CDS encoding Imm32 family immunity protein: MEPEVIVKLAFLINATGDVGYAVPEIHILGNKAGLLQLANALRSMAESVPRPDLANCDPDDHRHFGTQAEWDKPFNNQLSDELEFRLGILTEENRDLVLQKYRITPASRATGSLVARYRSQADAAEKSEARVTSAIQESLGH; the protein is encoded by the coding sequence GTGGAACCAGAAGTCATTGTCAAGCTTGCCTTTCTGATCAATGCCACCGGAGACGTCGGTTACGCAGTTCCGGAGATCCACATCCTCGGTAACAAGGCTGGTTTGCTGCAGCTCGCCAATGCTCTGCGTTCGATGGCAGAGTCTGTTCCGCGTCCCGACCTTGCCAATTGCGATCCCGATGATCACAGGCATTTTGGCACGCAAGCAGAATGGGATAAGCCATTCAACAATCAACTGAGCGATGAACTGGAATTTCGACTTGGCATTCTGACCGAAGAGAATCGAGATCTGGTGCTTCAGAAGTATCGCATCACTCCTGCATCGCGCGCCACAGGAAGCCTTGTGGCTCGCTATCGTTCTCAAGCTGATGCGGCTGAAAAATCGGAGGCCAGGGTCACGAGTGCAATCCAGGAATCGTTGGGACATTGA
- the hflK gene encoding FtsH protease activity modulator HflK — MANGANRSKDAVQATAIVISCIAFLVALAGFYVLMNGYYTVEANEQAVVLRFGKYLETSPPGLHFCIPLVDSVTKVSVEEHSMRLPIGSPGESSSSISEDDTLVLTGDLNAAAVEWTIQWKVDNPTDFLFSFNLGDRGQTMEDVVGTAAQTVMNRLIGDYSIDEVLTEKREEISSKAREATQEILDHFHCGVSITDLQLQRVTPPEKVKPAFAAVNSAVQQRDKLENEANKERNTLLPAARAERDKRIRDAQGYADRRRAEVDGEISALRARYQAYAKAPEVTRQRLYLEAMLKALSNISDKTIIDSDLQQLLPLLQLNEGAK, encoded by the coding sequence ATGGCAAATGGGGCGAACAGGTCCAAAGATGCGGTCCAGGCGACTGCAATTGTGATCTCGTGCATCGCGTTTTTGGTCGCGCTGGCAGGCTTCTATGTGCTGATGAACGGTTATTACACCGTCGAAGCCAACGAGCAGGCGGTGGTGCTGCGATTCGGCAAATACCTGGAGACGTCGCCGCCCGGTCTGCATTTCTGTATTCCGCTCGTCGACAGCGTCACCAAGGTGAGCGTCGAAGAACACAGCATGCGGCTGCCGATTGGCTCGCCGGGCGAGTCGTCGTCATCCATCAGCGAGGACGACACGCTGGTGCTGACCGGTGATCTGAACGCCGCCGCCGTCGAGTGGACGATCCAGTGGAAGGTCGACAACCCGACCGACTTTCTCTTCAGCTTCAACCTCGGAGACCGGGGACAGACGATGGAAGACGTCGTCGGCACTGCCGCACAGACCGTGATGAACCGTCTGATCGGCGATTACTCGATCGACGAAGTCCTCACGGAAAAGCGCGAAGAGATTTCCTCCAAAGCCCGTGAGGCCACCCAGGAGATTCTCGACCACTTTCACTGCGGAGTCTCAATCACCGATTTGCAACTGCAACGGGTGACGCCGCCGGAGAAAGTGAAACCCGCGTTCGCGGCGGTCAACTCGGCAGTGCAGCAGCGCGACAAGCTGGAAAACGAAGCCAATAAAGAACGCAACACTCTGCTGCCTGCGGCGCGGGCTGAGCGCGATAAGCGCATTCGTGATGCCCAGGGCTATGCCGACCGGCGTCGGGCGGAAGTCGACGGCGAAATCAGTGCGCTGCGGGCACGCTATCAAGCCTATGCAAAGGCCCCGGAAGTGACCCGACAACGGCTGTATCTCGAAGCGATGCTCAAGGCGCTGTCGAACATTTCGGACAAGACGATCATCGACAGCGATTTGCAGCAACTGCTGCCGCTGTTGCAGCTCAACGAAGGGGCGAAATAA
- the hflC gene encoding protease modulator HflC, which produces MSRNVLIVIAAVVLILGLLLYRSFLFTVSERELAVLVQFGNPVKSITQPGLYFKLPVMQEVRRLPKTQQLWRSSASETLVDLPTEDGKKIEVSAWAIWRINDPEKFVRVLRTVDNGENAIKLRVRSVIRDVIGSYKLSEVVRSTNRELTYSFRLDSPSTPMAGDPTVVGAAQPGEIQTISIGRQKLMDLIKADIRKRLQGTDPAEGATGGSVDRGIELVDVGISHIGFVPLVREAAFDRLKAFMESIAAGYYNAGVQRKQEILNQTQAEVEKILGEGAAQSSMVRGKIDAEAIEKFAVVITETGDFYNFTKTLELYEQALGGNTRLILTTDSELFRLMKSSAATPPQDLK; this is translated from the coding sequence ATGTCGCGTAACGTCCTGATTGTCATTGCGGCGGTCGTACTGATTCTGGGCCTGCTGCTCTATCGCAGTTTTCTCTTCACCGTCAGCGAACGCGAACTCGCCGTGCTGGTGCAGTTCGGCAACCCCGTCAAAAGCATCACGCAGCCGGGTCTGTATTTCAAACTGCCTGTCATGCAAGAAGTGCGGCGGCTGCCGAAAACGCAACAACTGTGGCGCAGCTCGGCCTCAGAAACGCTGGTCGACCTCCCCACCGAAGACGGCAAGAAGATCGAAGTCTCGGCCTGGGCGATCTGGCGGATCAACGATCCCGAGAAGTTCGTGCGCGTGCTCCGCACTGTGGATAACGGGGAGAACGCCATCAAGCTGCGAGTCCGGTCCGTGATTCGCGACGTCATCGGCAGCTATAAACTTTCAGAAGTAGTCCGCAGCACCAACCGCGAGCTGACTTATTCCTTCCGGCTCGATTCTCCCAGCACCCCGATGGCAGGCGATCCGACTGTGGTGGGAGCGGCGCAGCCGGGCGAGATTCAGACGATTTCCATCGGTCGTCAAAAATTGATGGACCTCATCAAGGCCGATATCCGCAAGCGGCTGCAGGGGACCGATCCTGCCGAAGGAGCAACAGGCGGGTCAGTCGACCGCGGCATCGAACTGGTCGACGTGGGGATCTCGCATATCGGCTTTGTGCCGCTCGTGCGGGAAGCCGCCTTCGACCGGCTCAAGGCCTTCATGGAGTCGATCGCGGCCGGATACTACAACGCCGGCGTGCAGCGCAAGCAGGAAATTCTCAACCAGACCCAGGCCGAAGTGGAGAAGATCCTTGGGGAAGGGGCGGCGCAAAGCAGCATGGTCCGCGGGAAGATCGACGCCGAAGCGATCGAGAAATTTGCGGTCGTCATCACCGAGACAGGCGACTTCTACAACTTCACCAAAACGCTGGAACTCTACGAACAGGCCCTCGGCGGCAACACGCGTCTCATTCTCACCACCGACAGCGAACTCTTCCGCCTGATGAAATCGAGCGCGGCCACACCACCACAAGATTTGAAATAA
- a CDS encoding LamG domain-containing protein, giving the protein MNVKAALCLGLLLLGSSLQADEPVPKTLMTTCGKQLVSEDFAKAPPPYQGKPKGFASGYQGWFYTMGKRAGDWSVTDGSLKGVENPEVMHPATASVGFDFKDAVIACEVQMDDVPLNGRRGRNISIRATDDKDYVCTIGLYPGGFHIQKDDNDHEGPDVNEKLGSAKAPNKVGEWIPVVFEILGDEMVGTVNGVSLTGRHPNIDRPKHSVMFVIGNEGRIRNVRAWEALPNPEWEQNKAKLPAPLAPKSEKP; this is encoded by the coding sequence GTGAACGTGAAAGCTGCGCTCTGTCTGGGATTGTTGTTGCTCGGTTCCAGCCTGCAGGCCGATGAGCCGGTTCCCAAAACTTTGATGACGACCTGTGGTAAGCAGTTGGTCAGCGAAGATTTCGCCAAAGCTCCTCCTCCGTATCAGGGCAAGCCCAAAGGGTTCGCCAGCGGCTATCAGGGCTGGTTCTACACGATGGGAAAACGGGCCGGCGACTGGTCGGTCACGGATGGTTCGCTGAAGGGAGTGGAGAACCCGGAAGTCATGCATCCCGCGACCGCGTCAGTGGGCTTCGACTTCAAGGATGCCGTGATCGCCTGTGAAGTGCAGATGGACGATGTGCCGCTCAATGGGCGCCGCGGCCGCAACATTTCCATTCGTGCCACCGACGACAAAGACTACGTCTGCACCATTGGTCTCTACCCCGGCGGGTTTCACATCCAGAAAGACGACAACGATCACGAAGGCCCCGATGTCAACGAAAAGCTCGGCAGCGCCAAAGCGCCGAACAAGGTCGGCGAGTGGATTCCCGTCGTCTTCGAAATTCTGGGGGACGAAATGGTCGGCACCGTGAACGGCGTGAGCCTGACCGGCCGGCATCCCAACATTGACCGTCCCAAGCACAGCGTGATGTTCGTCATCGGCAACGAAGGCCGCATCCGCAACGTCCGCGCCTGGGAAGCCCTGCCGAATCCCGAATGGGAGCAGAACAAGGCGAAACTGCCTGCCCCTCTTGCTCCAAAATCAGAGAAGCCGTGA
- the tsaB gene encoding tRNA (adenosine(37)-N6)-threonylcarbamoyltransferase complex dimerization subunit type 1 TsaB — MISLGIETSGRAGSVALAVDGVLVGERDLAASGRRHARTLVPEVRELLASQGLAARDVNLVAVSIGPGSFTGLRVGVVCAKTLAYAVGCPIVGVDTFLAVAAAQSDLGRVWVIDDALRGDVFAGEYARVDGRWKCEQTPRLIPVSDWRALLAADAVVTGPGIATLAADLDGMILGAAEFRIPHARQVVALGDMLASEGRLDDPWTLSPFYMRRSAAEEKADQAGATAS; from the coding sequence ATGATCTCTCTCGGAATTGAAACCTCTGGACGTGCTGGTTCGGTCGCTTTGGCGGTCGACGGGGTTCTCGTCGGCGAGCGGGATCTCGCGGCGTCCGGGCGTCGGCATGCCAGAACCTTGGTGCCTGAGGTGCGGGAACTGCTGGCGTCGCAGGGGCTCGCTGCGCGAGATGTGAATCTCGTAGCCGTCAGTATTGGCCCTGGGAGCTTTACAGGGCTGCGAGTCGGAGTCGTCTGCGCGAAGACTCTGGCCTATGCCGTTGGATGCCCCATCGTGGGGGTCGATACGTTTCTGGCGGTCGCGGCAGCGCAGTCGGATCTCGGTCGGGTGTGGGTGATTGATGATGCCCTGCGGGGAGACGTGTTCGCTGGCGAATACGCCCGAGTCGATGGCCGGTGGAAGTGTGAGCAGACGCCGCGTCTCATCCCTGTTTCCGACTGGCGCGCGCTGCTGGCTGCGGATGCCGTTGTCACTGGCCCCGGCATTGCCACGTTAGCAGCCGATCTGGACGGGATGATTCTGGGCGCAGCCGAGTTTCGAATTCCCCATGCACGGCAGGTCGTGGCGCTCGGGGACATGCTGGCGAGTGAAGGCCGGCTGGATGATCCCTGGACACTCTCGCCGTTCTATATGCGGCGGAGCGCCGCGGAAGAGAAGGCCGATCAGGCCGGCGCAACCGCCTCGTAA
- a CDS encoding tRNA (cytidine(34)-2'-O)-methyltransferase, whose product MSAEPLLHVVLFEPDIPQNTGNIGRSCVAVGAKLWLVRPLGFLMDSRYLKRAGMDYWQHVDCEVVDDWDHLLTRLQETIQGDGSGAAPRYWFLTKFADKLVWEAKFAPCDVLVFGSESRGLPETIREANAETCLKLPMRDHVRSLNLASTANTVMYEAVRQFGGLPEV is encoded by the coding sequence ATGTCCGCCGAACCCCTCCTGCATGTTGTTCTCTTCGAACCTGATATCCCGCAGAATACCGGGAACATCGGCCGCAGTTGCGTGGCCGTGGGCGCCAAATTGTGGCTCGTTCGCCCGCTCGGGTTTCTGATGGACAGCCGCTATCTCAAGCGCGCGGGAATGGATTATTGGCAGCACGTCGACTGCGAAGTTGTCGACGACTGGGATCATCTACTCACGCGTCTTCAAGAGACTATTCAAGGTGACGGCTCAGGTGCTGCTCCGCGCTACTGGTTTCTCACCAAGTTCGCCGACAAGCTGGTCTGGGAGGCAAAGTTCGCACCGTGTGATGTGCTGGTCTTCGGCAGTGAGTCACGCGGGCTGCCAGAGACGATTCGAGAAGCCAACGCCGAAACCTGTCTCAAGCTCCCAATGCGCGATCACGTCCGGAGTCTGAATCTGGCGAGTACCGCCAACACGGTGATGTACGAGGCCGTGCGGCAGTTCGGCGGGCTGCCGGAAGTGTGA
- a CDS encoding cytochrome ubiquinol oxidase subunit I: MDVLLLSRLQFALTIMFHYLFPPLTIGMGFVLVFLEAQYLRTKDPIYHTAARFWTRIFGLNFALGVVTGIVMEFEFGTNWAVYSRYVGDVFGSALAAEGIFAFFLESGFLSLLLFGWDRISPAMHFFATLMVCIGGIFSSVWIVVANSWQQTPAGHVIRDHVINGQVFQRAEIVDFWALVFNPSSVNRLVHVWLGSIILGAFFVMSISAWYLLKGRHLEFARRSFAGALLFGTFGSVAQLGSGHFQADGVVHHQPAKLAALEGLYKSEKGAPMYIFGWPDDASQTVKYGLAMPGMLSFVAHGDMNAEVKGLDELEKDWGRPPVWITFQSYHLMVGIGMIFLGATLVSCFFYWRGTLFEQRWLLWFYVFAVALAFIANEAGWVAAETGRQPWIVYPSMINGRIHGGLRTSDALSEAVRAEQVLGSIIFFGVVYSLLGVLWIMLLHQKIQHGPDDHTNPEPHEQSLLEAAAGLAGHGGSMTHAEGSPGG, translated from the coding sequence ATGGATGTCTTGCTGCTGTCCCGATTGCAGTTCGCCCTGACAATCATGTTTCACTATCTCTTCCCGCCGCTCACGATCGGGATGGGGTTTGTGCTGGTCTTTCTTGAAGCCCAGTATTTGCGAACGAAAGACCCGATCTACCATACTGCGGCCCGCTTCTGGACGCGGATCTTTGGTCTGAACTTCGCCCTCGGCGTCGTGACCGGAATTGTGATGGAGTTCGAGTTCGGCACGAACTGGGCGGTTTATTCACGGTATGTGGGGGATGTCTTCGGGTCGGCCCTGGCGGCGGAAGGGATTTTTGCATTCTTTCTGGAGTCGGGATTTCTGTCGCTGCTGCTGTTTGGCTGGGATCGCATCAGCCCGGCGATGCACTTCTTTGCAACTCTGATGGTGTGCATCGGCGGCATTTTCTCTTCGGTCTGGATCGTGGTGGCGAACTCGTGGCAGCAGACCCCTGCCGGACATGTCATACGCGACCATGTGATTAACGGTCAGGTCTTCCAACGGGCCGAAATCGTCGACTTCTGGGCTCTGGTCTTCAATCCGTCGTCGGTCAATCGGCTGGTACATGTCTGGCTCGGCTCGATCATTCTCGGCGCGTTCTTCGTGATGAGTATTTCCGCCTGGTACTTGCTGAAAGGGCGGCATCTCGAATTCGCCAGGCGGTCGTTCGCCGGGGCACTGCTGTTCGGGACGTTCGGCTCGGTGGCGCAGCTTGGATCCGGTCACTTTCAAGCCGACGGCGTCGTCCATCATCAGCCCGCCAAACTGGCGGCGCTGGAAGGACTCTACAAGTCCGAGAAGGGCGCCCCGATGTATATCTTCGGCTGGCCGGATGACGCCTCTCAAACCGTCAAATACGGCCTCGCGATGCCAGGCATGCTCAGCTTCGTGGCGCATGGCGACATGAATGCCGAGGTGAAAGGTCTCGACGAACTCGAAAAAGACTGGGGCCGGCCGCCGGTCTGGATCACGTTTCAGTCGTACCACTTAATGGTCGGCATCGGCATGATCTTTCTCGGGGCGACGCTCGTCTCCTGCTTCTTCTACTGGCGCGGCACGTTGTTCGAACAGCGGTGGCTGCTCTGGTTCTATGTGTTTGCGGTCGCCCTGGCCTTTATTGCGAATGAGGCCGGCTGGGTCGCCGCGGAAACAGGCCGGCAACCCTGGATTGTCTACCCCTCCATGATCAACGGACGAATCCACGGCGGCCTGCGCACCAGCGACGCCCTCTCCGAAGCCGTCCGAGCAGAACAGGTGCTCGGATCGATCATCTTCTTCGGCGTTGTTTATTCTCTACTGGGAGTCCTGTGGATCATGCTGCTGCACCAGAAAATTCAGCATGGACCAGACGACCACACAAACCCGGAACCGCACGAACAATCACTACTCGAAGCCGCCGCCGGTCTGGCTGGTCATGGAGGGTCGATGACGCATGCGGAGGGATCGCCGGGAGGATGA
- the cydB gene encoding cytochrome d ubiquinol oxidase subunit II, with protein sequence MDWQLLWFVLLGVLLAGYAALDGFDLGVGMLHPIGRNDQERRLMLNSIGPLWDGNEVWLVTFGGAMFAAFPEAYATVFSGYYEAFMLVLGALIFRAVSIEFRSKLNSAHWRSIWDWVFCISSFTASLTFGIAVGSAMVGIPLDQRGVFRSSVFAQLGFYPILTGVLTVTMFAMHGGIYLCMKTEGDLLARIKKWTWRCFAAFLTVYLIATAVTLVMVPRATQNFESFPWAGIVVVLSVLAIANIPRCLRMNYLPGAFISSSCTIAALVFLFGVALFPNLVTSSPHPEHSLTIYNASSSQLTLKIMSVIALIGMPFVVSYTAIVYWTFRGPVKLDKHSY encoded by the coding sequence ATGGACTGGCAACTCCTGTGGTTTGTGTTGCTCGGCGTGTTGCTGGCCGGGTATGCGGCGCTCGACGGGTTTGATCTCGGCGTCGGGATGCTGCATCCCATCGGGCGTAATGATCAGGAACGACGGCTGATGCTCAACTCGATCGGCCCGTTGTGGGATGGCAACGAGGTCTGGCTGGTCACCTTTGGGGGGGCGATGTTCGCGGCCTTTCCGGAAGCGTATGCCACCGTCTTCTCTGGCTATTACGAAGCCTTCATGCTCGTGCTGGGAGCGCTGATCTTTCGGGCTGTTTCGATCGAGTTTCGCAGCAAGCTCAACTCCGCACACTGGAGAAGCATCTGGGACTGGGTCTTCTGCATTTCCAGCTTTACTGCCTCGCTCACGTTTGGCATCGCCGTGGGCAGCGCGATGGTCGGCATCCCGCTCGATCAACGGGGAGTCTTCCGAAGTTCAGTCTTTGCTCAACTCGGCTTCTATCCGATTCTCACTGGCGTGCTGACCGTCACCATGTTCGCCATGCACGGCGGAATTTATCTCTGCATGAAGACCGAAGGAGATCTGCTGGCTCGCATCAAGAAATGGACCTGGCGGTGCTTCGCGGCGTTTCTCACCGTTTATCTCATCGCCACGGCCGTGACTCTGGTCATGGTTCCCCGGGCGACGCAGAACTTTGAGTCCTTCCCCTGGGCAGGCATCGTCGTCGTTCTCAGCGTGCTGGCGATTGCGAACATTCCTCGCTGCCTGAGAATGAACTATCTGCCAGGTGCATTCATCTCATCGAGCTGTACGATTGCCGCACTGGTGTTTCTGTTCGGAGTCGCCCTCTTCCCGAATCTGGTGACTTCATCACCGCATCCCGAACATAGTCTCACGATCTATAACGCGTCGTCGTCACAATTGACGCTGAAGATCATGTCTGTGATCGCCCTGATCGGCATGCCGTTCGTGGTGAGTTACACTGCGATCGTCTACTGGACCTTCCGCGGCCCGGTGAAGTTGGATAAGCACAGTTATTGA